GTGCACGCGCCACGGCAGCGGAGGAATCAATTGTGTCTTTCATGGTCTTTTCCGACCAAAGATATCTCAATGGTCAAATTGGGAGGTGATGCACATAAAAGTATCACAGCAGACGCAGACTTGCCACCTTGCTTTTCAGTATACGGGACGAAATTATTGGTAGCCATTTTGCATGCAAAATGATATTACTAGCACCCAAATCAGCATTTTTCTCCCAATCCTGCCCACTGGACGCTACGGGCGTTGCTTCGTCATGGAATCAATATGTGTCCTGGGGAAGGTTCAGGGACAATGACATGAAAATGAACTCCGCTGCACCATACATGACGGAGATAAATTCTAGGGGGCGTTAATGTACAGGAATTCGAAACTTCTGCTCTGGGGCATTGCTGTACTGCTATTGTTGGCCTCACCCATGGCATTTGCCGCTACTCAAAATGCAGTTGTGTACGGCACGGTCTATGATGTGAGTGGCAATCCGCTTTCCGGAGTTGATGTTACGCTCGAAAATCCGGCCATTGGATTTACCCGCAACGCTACCACAGGCTCCGATGGCTCGTACACCTTCCCTGAAGTGCCTCCCGCTGAAAATTACAAACTCGGTGCCAGCCAGGCCGGCAAAAAAATTGATGTACGTTCCGGGATCACGGTCAACGTGGGCGACGAACGTGTCATCCTGCCGCCTTTGAAAGAGCAGCCTGCCGCTGCCACCAACCAGCCGGTCGAGACCAAGCGTGAGGCGCCGGCAGTGACCAATGAAACCGTCAGCACCACGATCAGCGGCGTCATTACCGGAGATCAGTTGCGTTCGCTTCCTGTAGCTGTCAATAGAAACTTTCTGGGATTAGGATTGATACCCCCCAACACCCACGATGTGGAGCAGGGGTCGGGTTTGGCAGGAGCTTCCTTCAGTATTTCCGGGAACCGGCCCTCCAGTAACAGCTTTCTGCTGGATGGCGCTGACAACGTGGCTTCCAGCAGCAACCAGGCAGTCCCTTTCCAAGTCAATGACTCAGTGCAAGAGTTTCGCGTAATCTCTGGAACGGCCAACGCCGAATACGGACGCAACCTCGGCGGCACCGTCAACGTGGTCACCAAGCGCGGTGGCAACACCTTCCATGGCAATGCATTCGGTTACTTCAACACTGACTCGCTCAATTCCAATAGCCCGCTTTCGGTGTACAAGGGAACTACGTTTGATAAAGCGGCGACCTATGCCGGTCCTCTTACGTCAACGTTTAAAGGTTTCTCTCCTTTGACCTACAACGACTACGTAGCCAGCGCCACGAATAGCGGCTTCTGCACAGATTCCGTCGCTGTCGCAACCGCCCCTGGTCTCCACGCCTGCGGGAGCACACCCGGGCTATTCGGCAAAAACACCTTGTTCGATCCGGCAAGCATATTGCAATTCAATGACAGCCGTAAAATTCCCTTTGACTCCAAGCAGTTTGGCGCCAATATGGGCGGACCGTTCAGCAAGGACAAGTGGTTTGGCTTTGCCAGCTATGAAGGCACGATGATTGATAATCCCAATCCAGTCTTTGAGCGCGTACCTTCTATCTTCGACCACACCTACGCACCTTTTGGGGCGCCCAATTTCTCTCCCGTTAATGCCAATTATGTGCTTGACCAGAAACTCCTGGGGCTTTTCCCAGGATCAAATGTGGTCGGCGTTCCCGGAGCGCTCGAATTTTTCCGCGGGCAAGCACCCAATTACACAACGGTACACAATGCTTTGCTGCGCTCAGATTACATTCTGTCGAAAACAACAAATTTATCGGTTCGCTATGCCATGCAGTTTCTCAACGAACTCCATGACGATACGCTGCCCTCGAGTCCACAGTATGCCGGCAACGGCGCATTTCGCAAGGTTTTGAATCAAAACCTCAACGTTTCCTACACCCACACTTTTACGCCGGTATGGATCACCGAGGCGCGCGTCGGCTTTAACCGTTTTCGCGTCAATGAGACCCCGCAGGACCACGGTTTTGATGCACGCACCCTGGGCTTTCCGGGCGCGGCGCTTCCCACAGTTTTGCTGAATGGAATAGACCCGCAATACAGCGGAGCCACTCCCAACAACTCCGGCGCAATCGCCAGTTGGTCTGATTTCACCGCGCAACAAGGCAACGCCGCTTTTCTGGCCAAGGAGCAGTTTCCCACTTTGGATTACCTGTTCCCCTTTGCGCGCCTGGGCGCGCCTTTAGGGGCTCCTACGCATCGCCGTGACACAACCTTGTTCTTCGCGGATAACACCTCGTGGACGCACGGCAAACACTCTGTGAAATTCGGCGCCGAATTTCGCCATCTGGATAATGAATACACAGACGCCTCATTTGCCCGTGGTTTTATGTATTCCTCCAACATTGGAGAGTTCACCAGCGACAGCGAAACCTGCAACGGAGGGTGCTTTAACAAATTCGGGCTAACCAATGCATTCGCAGCGCCCAGTTTTGACTTCTTCCAGCAACAGCAAAACGCTTATGCTTCTCGCCTGCACTCCTGGGCTTTTGGCGGATTTCTGCAGGATGCCTGGCACATTCATCCACGCGTGACTTTGAACCTCGGCGTGCGTTATGAATATTTCTCGCCGCCCGAGGAGGAGCATAACCTGCTCTGGAACTTTGATCCTCTTGCCAACGGGTTGGTGCAGGAGAACCACTCTGGGATCGTTGATCCATTTGGCCAGGCCTGCAATCCACTGCCGACGTATGATGCCCTTTCGGCTGGCATCACCAATGGTCTTAAAGAGGCTTGGCGGTGCAATAACACCGCTGGTGCCGGTGGGTTCAACCAAATTGTCAAAAGTGATACCAAGAACTTTGCTCCCCGTGTAGGTCTCGCCTGGGACGTATTTGGCTCTGGCCGAACAGTGTTTCGCGCAGGTGGAGGTCTGTTCTATGATCAGCTTCCCGCCAGCTACACCGCCCAGTTGATGTACAACCGCCCGGTTTCATTTGCTAACGGAAACGCCCTGTTCGGGGTTGTGCGTGACTTCGGCTCCCGGGGCTTTTGCCCTACAGGTAACTTCACCACCTGCGGCGTAGGAAGCTCGGTGGTCAATCCGGCGGTGCTGAATGCGGTTTCCCGCGACGGCTTCAATCCCAGCAGCTTCTATGCGCGCGCGGCTGAGCCGTTTGCTGTCTATGCCCGGGATACACGGCACTCGCTGACTCCCTACTCAATGCAGGTGAGCGCTTCTGTGCAGCAGCAACTGGGCAACAAGCTGGCCGTCGAGGTCGGGTATATCGGTGACTTGGGCCGCAAATTGCCGGTGATTTATAACCAGAACTTCAGCAACGAATTCAACATATTCGGTGGTTCGGCAGGAAACTTCACGTTCTTCCCCATCTTTACCATGATCAACGAAGGCAGTTCCAGCTATCATTCCGCATTCTTGAGGGTGCGTGCCGCAGAGTGGCACGGTTTGCACTTGAATGGCAGCTACGTCTGGTCCAAATCAATTGACAATGCTTCCAGCAGCACCTTCAGTACTTTGCCGTTAAGCCTGTCGAATCTTACGATCGGGTACGGAGTGTTCGGCTCAGATAGTCCGATTGCCCGCTGCATTTTCTTCGGCGTCAACTGCGCCATCGGCGGCGAGCAGGTTCCTCTCACCATTCCGACCATCAACTTCAACCCCAGCGCGGTCACAACCACAGGCGCAGGACAACCTTTGGTCACTCCTTATCTGCTTCCGCAAAGCCCCGGTAACTTTCTGCGCAATGACCGTGGGCGCTCAGATTTCAACTCCAGTCACCGCGGGGTCATCGACTACACCTGGGACGTGCCTTCGCTGCAGAAGGCGTTTGGAGCTCCAAACTGGCTGGATAACTGGCAGTTGAGCGGCGTCTTTACGGCGCAGTCCGGACAGCCGTTCACCATCTTTGCCGGTCCTATCGCGGGTGAGGTAAATCAGCGCGTCAATGTGCTCGGGCCCGTGCATGTGAGCAATAACCCCAACGGAGCGATTGATGTTACCAATCTTCAACTTGCATCGCAGTCGCTGGCTTGCTCGCCTCCTTACCCTAAAGCCACGGGAACACCGGGCTTCCAGGGCAATCTTTTCCAGCCGATGCCGGGTACACCGTGCATGGGCAACTCCAGCCGCAACGCCTTTACCGGACCCGACTATATCAACATGAACTTCGCCGTCCAAAAAGGGTTCCATGTCTCCGACGTGGAGGCGAGGATGCTCATCTTCCGCATGGAGTTCTATAATCTGTTTAACCGGGCCAACTACTTCAACCCCATCAGCACATTCAGTACGAACGGCGTGACCGTGAACCCCGATTTCGGCAAGATCAAGTCAGCCCACGAGCCGCGCGAAATCCAGTTAGCGATACGGTACAGTTGGTGAGTTCAGTGCATCAGCACAAGAAACCTTCTCGCGAGAGAAGGTTTTTTTGTTCAAAGCATTATCGCTCCAGCGAAACGGCGAAGGCATCGAGAGAGAGCGAACGCAGCAAATTGCGGCGCATGCCGCTTTCCACCTCGCCTAGTCCACGGCTTGCGCCTTCGATCCAGCAAAAAGGAATAGTCTTGGCCATGCGTTCTAGGTCAGACAGAATATCCAGGTTCTTCACCAGCTCCGGCGTGCCGGACTGGATGTACATCAAATCTTCCAGCAGGGAATAGAGCGTCCTCAGAAGCAGCGTGGTTTTCTCTTTGCCTTCTGCGCCCGCCCGATAGGTTTCTGTAGCTTTGAACAGGCTGGTGTGGTCTTCCGTCTGCGCAGAATGCAGAATCGCAAGAGCGTCGCTGCGCGCGGCCAGGTAGCCGGCCAGATCAAAAGACTGGGCCTTGCCATACGCACCCTCCGAGAGCCTGGCCACTAAACTACGCTGTTTCGCGCCCAGCGCCGGGCTTTGCTTGGCCAGGAAGGCTTCCAATTGCTCTACGCGCAGAGGGGCGAGAGTGAGGGTGATGGAACGAGAACGAATCGTGGGCAGCAGTTCGCCCGTATTGCCAGTGAGCAGGAAAATTGTGGCAAACTCGGGAGGCTCCTCCAGGACTTTGAGCAGGGCATTGGCCGCCTCTTTCATGAAGGCAGAGTTGGTGAAGATGTAAACCCGCCGCTTTCCGTTTGAAGGACGGAAATAGATTGTCTCGGTGACCCGGCGGACTTGGTCCACTTTGATCATCAGTTGTGGCGGATCGGGTGGAATCACTATGACATCGGGGTGGGTTTGTATGAAAATGCGCGTTTCTTTTTTGTCGGTCTCGCGCAGACCTTCGCGGACCTCCACGGCTTCGGCGCAGCGCGCCTCCAGCGCGTCGGCCTCGGCAATGCGCTGGCAATTAGCACAAACCCCGCAGAAATCGGGCAGGTCTCCTGCCGGGGGCTCAAGACAATTCATGGTCTTGGCGATCATCTGCGCCAGCGTGTACTTGCCTGCACCCTCGGCCCCGGCGATGATCACGGCGTGAGGGAAGCGCTCATGCGCCAGCATCTGGCGTATGTTCGTGATTACGTTTTCGTTTCCGACAAAATCTTTAAATCCCATGATGATTTTCTTTAAGGCATCCCATAGTGTTTTTACTTTCAAGGCCGCGCTGGCAATGACAGACGCTTCTGCACCACATTCACGATTTCGCCGTGAACTACCTCGATGGAGCGCCGAGCGTCAATGAGCGCGACCCGTTTTGGTTCCCGGCGGGCAATCTCATGGTAGGCGCGGTGCACGCGCTCGAAGAAGCCCTGGTTCTCGCGCTCGAAGCGGCCTTCATCGGTGGTCTTCTGTTGCTCCTCGGCTTGCGCCTGATTACGGCGGCGCGCCCGTGCCACGCTACTGGCCACGTCGGAATCCATCAAGATGGTCAGATCGGGCTGCAGGCCGCCACAAAGAACGCGATGCAAGGCCAGCACGGGCTCGCTGCCCAGCTCGCGGCCCCCGCCCTGGTAAGCCTCGCTGGAATCGGTGAAGCGGTCGCAGAGTACGATTTTGCCGGCGCGCATGGCGGGAAGAATCACCTCATGAATATGCTGCGCCCGGGAGGCAAACATCAGGGCGAGTTCAGTGTGCGTATCCAGGCCAGCAGTGCGGGAGTCCAACAGGATGGCTCGGATGCGGTCACCGAAAGCAGTCCCGCCCGGCTCGCGGGTCGAAACGACATCCAGCTTGCGCTCGCGCAGATGTGCAGCCAGCTTCTCCAGTTGCGTGCTTTTGCCGCATCCATCCAAGCCTTCGAAGGTAATGAATCTGCCCTGCGCAATGGCTGCCACAAAAGCATGATATCAGCAGGCCGTTACGCGCAAAGATGTGCTGCTGGCTGCTACCCGTTTACAATCACTAGGGTCTGGAACGCTCCATGCTGCCCTTCAAACTTATCTATAGCGACGATTATTACCTGCCTATCGGGGCGCATGTTTTCCCCGCGCAAAAATACCGGATGATGCATCAGCGCCTGCTCGAAACCAAGACAGCTGCAGCCGAGGATTTTGTTGAGCCACGTCCGGCCGCTGATGAAGACATCCTGCTGGTGCACACATCGGAATACGTCCGGAAGCTCAAGAGCGGAACCCTTTCGCAACGCGAAGAGATGCAAATGGAGATCCCCTACTCGCCCGAGCTGGTAAAAGCTTTCTGGCTCTCGGCGGGCGGCTCGATCCTTGCGGCGGA
The Terriglobales bacterium DNA segment above includes these coding regions:
- the tmk gene encoding dTMP kinase; its protein translation is MAAIAQGRFITFEGLDGCGKSTQLEKLAAHLRERKLDVVSTREPGGTAFGDRIRAILLDSRTAGLDTHTELALMFASRAQHIHEVILPAMRAGKIVLCDRFTDSSEAYQGGGRELGSEPVLALHRVLCGGLQPDLTILMDSDVASSVARARRRNQAQAEEQQKTTDEGRFERENQGFFERVHRAYHEIARREPKRVALIDARRSIEVVHGEIVNVVQKRLSLPARP
- a CDS encoding TonB-dependent receptor, whose protein sequence is MYRNSKLLLWGIAVLLLLASPMAFAATQNAVVYGTVYDVSGNPLSGVDVTLENPAIGFTRNATTGSDGSYTFPEVPPAENYKLGASQAGKKIDVRSGITVNVGDERVILPPLKEQPAAATNQPVETKREAPAVTNETVSTTISGVITGDQLRSLPVAVNRNFLGLGLIPPNTHDVEQGSGLAGASFSISGNRPSSNSFLLDGADNVASSSNQAVPFQVNDSVQEFRVISGTANAEYGRNLGGTVNVVTKRGGNTFHGNAFGYFNTDSLNSNSPLSVYKGTTFDKAATYAGPLTSTFKGFSPLTYNDYVASATNSGFCTDSVAVATAPGLHACGSTPGLFGKNTLFDPASILQFNDSRKIPFDSKQFGANMGGPFSKDKWFGFASYEGTMIDNPNPVFERVPSIFDHTYAPFGAPNFSPVNANYVLDQKLLGLFPGSNVVGVPGALEFFRGQAPNYTTVHNALLRSDYILSKTTNLSVRYAMQFLNELHDDTLPSSPQYAGNGAFRKVLNQNLNVSYTHTFTPVWITEARVGFNRFRVNETPQDHGFDARTLGFPGAALPTVLLNGIDPQYSGATPNNSGAIASWSDFTAQQGNAAFLAKEQFPTLDYLFPFARLGAPLGAPTHRRDTTLFFADNTSWTHGKHSVKFGAEFRHLDNEYTDASFARGFMYSSNIGEFTSDSETCNGGCFNKFGLTNAFAAPSFDFFQQQQNAYASRLHSWAFGGFLQDAWHIHPRVTLNLGVRYEYFSPPEEEHNLLWNFDPLANGLVQENHSGIVDPFGQACNPLPTYDALSAGITNGLKEAWRCNNTAGAGGFNQIVKSDTKNFAPRVGLAWDVFGSGRTVFRAGGGLFYDQLPASYTAQLMYNRPVSFANGNALFGVVRDFGSRGFCPTGNFTTCGVGSSVVNPAVLNAVSRDGFNPSSFYARAAEPFAVYARDTRHSLTPYSMQVSASVQQQLGNKLAVEVGYIGDLGRKLPVIYNQNFSNEFNIFGGSAGNFTFFPIFTMINEGSSSYHSAFLRVRAAEWHGLHLNGSYVWSKSIDNASSSTFSTLPLSLSNLTIGYGVFGSDSPIARCIFFGVNCAIGGEQVPLTIPTINFNPSAVTTTGAGQPLVTPYLLPQSPGNFLRNDRGRSDFNSSHRGVIDYTWDVPSLQKAFGAPNWLDNWQLSGVFTAQSGQPFTIFAGPIAGEVNQRVNVLGPVHVSNNPNGAIDVTNLQLASQSLACSPPYPKATGTPGFQGNLFQPMPGTPCMGNSSRNAFTGPDYINMNFAVQKGFHVSDVEARMLIFRMEFYNLFNRANYFNPISTFSTNGVTVNPDFGKIKSAHEPREIQLAIRYSW